The proteins below are encoded in one region of Parvicella tangerina:
- a CDS encoding MBL fold metallo-hydrolase, whose product MPQRLIKITDEIYCNYSSSYFNCTYIVYRNDEVTLIDTGMKSDASDVKFALRELNIPIEKIKSILLTHWHNDHSAGAAELKGLTNCITYCHQNEARYFELEQSSRIRRLADYIPEHGIFVLFKGLIGDTVPRPVSIDRKVRTGEIIDGDFEVIHTPGHTGGHIAYFDVESGFLFAGDALAVVNGKLRLMASIVTENKKEALESIIEMLQGERTIKAICPGHREPLTKNVSEEIESFIEKIKAQKRWPILG is encoded by the coding sequence ATGCCTCAAAGGTTAATTAAAATAACAGACGAGATCTATTGTAATTACTCATCTTCGTATTTCAATTGTACTTATATTGTTTATCGAAATGATGAAGTAACTTTAATAGATACAGGAATGAAATCTGACGCAAGTGATGTGAAGTTTGCTCTTAGAGAACTTAATATTCCAATAGAAAAGATCAAATCTATTTTACTTACACATTGGCATAATGATCATTCGGCTGGGGCAGCAGAATTGAAGGGGTTGACCAATTGCATTACTTATTGTCACCAAAATGAAGCAAGGTATTTTGAGTTGGAACAAAGCTCCAGAATCAGGAGATTAGCTGATTACATACCAGAGCATGGGATTTTTGTTCTCTTCAAAGGACTTATTGGAGATACGGTTCCAAGACCAGTTTCAATAGATAGAAAGGTTAGGACTGGAGAAATAATCGATGGTGATTTTGAAGTGATACACACCCCTGGACATACGGGAGGTCATATAGCCTACTTTGATGTTGAGTCAGGGTTTTTATTTGCTGGAGATGCTTTAGCTGTCGTTAATGGAAAGTTACGGTTGATGGCAAGTATTGTTACCGAGAATAAAAAGGAGGCGTTAGAATCAATCATCGAAATGCTACAAGGAGAAAGAACAATAAAAGCGATCTGTCCTGGACATAGAGAGCCTCTTACAAAAAATGTGAGCGAAGAGATAGAATCATTTATTGAAAAGATAAAAGCACAAAAAAGGTGGCCTATCTTAGGTTAG
- the mtaB gene encoding tRNA (N(6)-L-threonylcarbamoyladenosine(37)-C(2))-methylthiotransferase MtaB, which translates to MNYGTAAYYTLGCKLNFSETSTISQSLAKEGFAKIPFEDGADVYVINTCSVTEQANKKCRSIVRKALSYNPDAFIAVIGCYAQLKPKEIAEIEGVDVVLGANEKFNITDYLGDLSKHEETTVKNEEIKHTKEFVPGYSIGDRTRSFLKVQDGCNYFCAFCTIPLARGRGRNASVTETVQKAKELAKTNVKEVVLTGVNIGDFGYGTDENFLDLIKELDRIEGIERFRISSIEPNLLSDEIIEFVANSKRFVPHFHIPLQSGSDKLLEKMRRRYDTDLYRSRIAKIKQLMPDCCIGVDVIVGFPGETDEEFQKTYDLLHELPISYLHVFTYSERPNTTAIRMDGVVPVHVRKERNKKLSILSSKKKRAFYESQNQQREIALFESSESEGMMYGFTSNYVKVKTPFNPLMINESSNIKLTELDRDGVYKIEFVEEKLETITLTN; encoded by the coding sequence ATGAATTACGGCACGGCAGCATACTACACCTTAGGATGTAAACTCAATTTTAGTGAGACCAGCACAATTTCACAGTCGCTTGCAAAAGAAGGTTTTGCCAAGATTCCTTTTGAAGATGGCGCTGATGTTTATGTGATCAATACATGCAGCGTTACGGAACAAGCCAACAAAAAATGCAGAAGTATTGTTCGAAAAGCATTGTCTTATAATCCGGATGCATTTATTGCCGTGATTGGTTGTTATGCTCAGTTGAAACCTAAAGAGATTGCGGAAATCGAAGGTGTGGATGTAGTCTTAGGAGCGAATGAGAAGTTCAATATTACAGACTACTTGGGAGATCTCAGCAAGCACGAAGAGACAACCGTGAAGAATGAAGAGATCAAACACACCAAAGAATTTGTACCTGGCTATAGCATTGGTGATCGAACCAGATCATTCCTAAAAGTGCAGGATGGTTGTAATTATTTCTGTGCATTTTGCACCATTCCTTTGGCTAGAGGAAGAGGAAGAAACGCTTCGGTTACGGAAACTGTTCAGAAAGCAAAGGAACTGGCTAAAACAAACGTAAAAGAAGTTGTTCTTACTGGAGTTAACATTGGTGATTTCGGATACGGAACGGACGAAAACTTCCTTGATTTAATCAAAGAACTTGATCGTATTGAAGGAATTGAGCGTTTTAGAATTAGTAGTATTGAGCCCAACTTATTATCTGATGAGATCATTGAATTTGTGGCAAATAGCAAACGATTTGTCCCGCATTTTCATATTCCGCTCCAAAGTGGGAGTGACAAACTATTAGAAAAAATGCGTAGGCGTTATGATACTGATCTATATCGTAGTAGAATTGCCAAAATTAAGCAGCTCATGCCAGACTGTTGCATCGGTGTAGATGTGATCGTAGGATTTCCAGGTGAAACGGATGAAGAATTTCAAAAGACCTATGATTTACTTCATGAACTACCTATCTCCTATTTGCATGTGTTTACCTATTCTGAGCGACCAAACACTACTGCAATCCGAATGGATGGGGTTGTTCCAGTTCACGTTAGAAAAGAACGCAACAAAAAGCTATCGATTCTTTCCTCCAAAAAGAAACGAGCTTTCTATGAGAGTCAAAATCAGCAACGAGAGATCGCTTTGTTCGAAAGTTCAGAAAGTGAAGGGATGATGTATGGTTTTACCAGTAACTACGTGAAAGTAAAAACTCCTTTCAATCCTTTAATGATTAATGAAAGTTCTAACATTAAGTTGACCGAACTGGATCGAGATGGCGTATACAAAATTGAGTTTGTAGAAGAAAAGCTGGAGACGATTACATTGACGAATTAA
- a CDS encoding zinc dependent phospholipase C family protein, which translates to MKLRQTIFTIAVLGSLGSWAGGVHSGCTHASWGFYAHKRINRMAVFTLPPELFTFYKKHIEFLTDHAVDPDKRRYAVKGEAERHYIDIDHYVHKGEDPFEVVPKKWDDAVAKFTEDTLKAYGIVPWHLNFMVYRLTKAFKDQNLDRILKLSAELGHYIGDAHVPLHTTENYNGQMTGQKGIHGFWESRIPELSAEEYDYLLGTAIYIDDPLDEAWRIVKESHYAVDSVLTFEKELTEEFGEDKKYSVERRGQVMMKVYSEEFALEYEYRLDHMQERRMRASIYMTGCFWYTCWVNAGQPDLESLGDNISEDYKKEMEDEEKKFGIGKIFGREHDN; encoded by the coding sequence ATGAAATTAAGACAAACAATATTCACAATCGCAGTGCTGGGGTCTCTTGGGAGTTGGGCAGGAGGTGTACACAGTGGGTGTACGCATGCCTCTTGGGGGTTTTATGCGCACAAACGGATCAACAGAATGGCTGTATTTACATTGCCACCCGAATTGTTCACGTTTTATAAAAAACACATTGAATTCCTTACAGATCATGCGGTAGATCCAGACAAACGCAGGTATGCGGTTAAAGGAGAAGCTGAACGACATTACATCGATATTGATCACTATGTGCATAAAGGAGAGGATCCATTTGAAGTTGTTCCTAAAAAATGGGACGATGCCGTTGCAAAATTTACTGAAGATACTTTGAAAGCTTACGGGATAGTACCGTGGCACTTGAATTTTATGGTGTATCGCTTAACGAAAGCTTTTAAAGACCAAAACCTTGATCGTATCCTAAAGCTTTCAGCAGAACTTGGACATTACATAGGAGATGCGCATGTTCCGTTGCATACAACAGAGAATTATAACGGACAAATGACGGGACAAAAGGGAATTCACGGTTTCTGGGAATCTAGGATACCCGAGCTTAGTGCTGAAGAGTATGATTATTTGCTAGGTACGGCTATTTATATTGATGACCCTCTGGATGAAGCCTGGAGGATTGTAAAAGAGAGTCATTACGCAGTTGATTCTGTGCTCACCTTTGAAAAAGAGTTGACAGAAGAGTTTGGTGAAGACAAAAAATATTCTGTGGAACGAAGAGGTCAGGTGATGATGAAGGTGTACAGTGAAGAATTTGCTTTGGAATATGAATATCGTTTAGATCACATGCAGGAACGTAGAATGCGAGCTTCCATATATATGACAGGCTGTTTTTGGTATACCTGTTGGGTTAACGCAGGACAGCCAGATCTTGAGTCTCTGGGTGATAACATTTCAGAAGACTACAAGAAAGAAATGGAAGATGAAGAGAAGAAGTTCGGTATCGGAAAGATCTTTGGAAGAGAGCATGATAACTAG
- a CDS encoding acyl carrier protein phosphodiesterase, which translates to MNFLAHQYLSGSDDYIKIGNFVADMIRGKEMEQFDEGIQQGIQLHRAIDHFTDNHDQVKKAIQLFRSSQGKYAPVIVDITFDHFLAANWSSYSEQELNSFANNFYDLMIENLDLMPEKVQWIIPRMKAQNWLYEYQYLDGIQQAYEGISRRANFRSNMAFARVDLENHYDELQQCFSLFFDDIISFVRSQNKHL; encoded by the coding sequence TTGAATTTCCTTGCTCATCAATATTTATCAGGTTCTGATGATTATATCAAAATTGGAAATTTTGTAGCTGATATGATCAGAGGTAAAGAAATGGAGCAGTTTGACGAAGGTATTCAGCAAGGTATTCAGCTGCACCGTGCGATTGATCACTTCACGGACAACCATGATCAGGTGAAAAAAGCGATCCAGCTCTTTAGATCTTCTCAGGGGAAGTATGCACCAGTAATTGTGGATATTACTTTTGACCACTTCTTAGCAGCGAACTGGAGTAGTTATTCTGAGCAGGAACTGAATTCCTTTGCCAACAATTTTTATGATCTAATGATTGAGAATCTCGACTTAATGCCTGAAAAAGTGCAGTGGATTATTCCTAGAATGAAAGCGCAAAACTGGTTGTATGAATATCAATACCTAGACGGAATTCAACAAGCTTACGAAGGAATTTCAAGAAGAGCAAACTTTAGGTCCAACATGGCTTTTGCTCGGGTCGATTTAGAGAATCACTACGATGAATTGCAACAATGTTTTAGTCTTTTCTTTGACGACATCATTAGTTTTGTCCGTTCCCAAAATAAACATTTATGA
- the xerD gene encoding site-specific tyrosine recombinase XerD — MSIWSSYINGFKAYLQLERSLSDNTVENYLRDVVKLERYFNEVMDIEISLTKVTYADIQGFLKWLHDMEFAPSSQARIISGLKTFFEYLLLENVIQKNPTELLEAPKLGRKLPDTLSYEEIEAIIGGIDRSTPEGERNVAILEMLYGSGLRVSELTNISLQDIYWEEGFLRVTGKGNKQRIVPISSDGLKHLKIYVNEIRVHQDPKPGHEHVLFLNRRGKQLTRVMIFTIVKDAVEKAGIRKRISPHTFRHSFATHLVENGADLRAVQEMLGHVSITTTEVYTHLDRKYLKEVIDRYHPIGKK, encoded by the coding sequence ATGTCAATTTGGAGTAGTTATATCAATGGTTTTAAGGCGTATTTACAACTCGAACGTTCGTTGTCTGATAATACAGTAGAAAACTACCTCAGAGATGTAGTAAAGCTAGAGCGCTACTTTAATGAGGTGATGGACATAGAGATCTCATTGACTAAAGTGACCTATGCAGATATTCAAGGATTTCTCAAGTGGTTACATGATATGGAGTTTGCTCCTAGTAGTCAAGCTCGGATCATATCAGGATTGAAAACGTTTTTTGAGTATTTGCTCCTAGAGAATGTGATTCAAAAAAATCCAACAGAACTACTAGAGGCGCCTAAACTGGGAAGAAAACTACCAGATACGTTATCTTATGAAGAAATTGAAGCGATTATCGGTGGAATTGACAGAAGTACACCTGAAGGTGAGCGAAACGTGGCTATACTGGAGATGCTTTACGGTAGTGGACTTCGAGTAAGTGAGCTGACAAATATTTCTTTACAAGATATCTACTGGGAAGAAGGATTTCTGCGAGTAACAGGAAAAGGTAATAAGCAACGAATCGTGCCAATCAGTTCAGATGGACTGAAACATTTGAAGATCTATGTCAATGAGATCAGAGTTCATCAGGATCCGAAGCCAGGACATGAGCATGTGTTATTTTTAAACCGAAGAGGAAAACAGCTGACCAGAGTCATGATTTTTACTATTGTTAAAGATGCGGTTGAAAAGGCGGGAATCAGAAAGCGTATTTCTCCTCATACCTTTAGACATTCTTTCGCAACACATTTAGTGGAGAATGGTGCAGACCTCCGTGCCGTTCAGGAAATGCTGGGACATGTTTCGATTACGACAACAGAAGTTTATACGCACCTTGATCGGAAGTATTTGAAAGAAGTAATTGATCGCTACCATCCAATTGGGAAAAAGTAG
- a CDS encoding 7TM diverse intracellular signaling domain-containing protein encodes MKGLLILLCFLTGVLSLFGQDKLVVDGEGEMLNKPLANNFHIAEDPTGKITIEELVEGDVELSFTKMEAPVANLDFTTSNFWVHFEIENKKDKSVFLVLETARPITNLVDLFEVSKDEIVIYRSGDGIPFTEKTQKSSCSCFRLYLPAHTTKEYWLQMGSDGEIISLPMIFWEEAQFNFVSTNKTFFVGIFYGVFLFVAIIYLTFYFILKDKSFLFYVLYVIASALLQFSLDGFTHQYFFPSGGYLTQHSVLVSAGITVLFVLLYSRTYLKVKEYSRKWDAVFTSFAGLVILVTVLSLIPGALYRMSYPIINGMSLISTVFILIAAIVIGRKHKVHPLFISGVTVLIIGAIIFILGNFSVINVPALTQNSLKVSTLIEILCLSIVMAAKYKQLQEEKEEAQARLLTELEGINERLEIQVKERTAQIEHQKHEIEVQNKDILDSIKYAQRIQKAILPSDKKFKSLLPESFVMFRPRDIVSGDFYWIESLTTTTDNPRELIVYATADCTGHGVPGAFVSIVGNNFLNLSKTDREVNTPALALDFLNKGINKSFNTIDSDQMIRDGMDIALCALDLKSMKLQFAGAKNPLYLVRDGKLIVYKADKQPIGYIGMDFKNFTDQEIDLEKGDVLYTFSDGFADQFGGEQGKKYKYKRFKEFLLSISSLPMDEQKKILESEFNDWKEGYEQLDDVLVIGVRI; translated from the coding sequence GTGAAAGGTTTACTCATACTGCTTTGTTTCTTGACAGGTGTTTTGTCTCTTTTCGGACAGGACAAACTTGTGGTAGATGGAGAGGGGGAGATGCTGAATAAGCCTTTGGCTAATAACTTTCATATAGCAGAAGATCCTACAGGAAAAATAACCATTGAAGAGTTAGTTGAAGGTGATGTTGAACTAAGCTTTACAAAAATGGAAGCTCCAGTAGCCAACCTGGATTTTACAACTTCTAATTTTTGGGTTCATTTCGAAATAGAGAATAAAAAGGATAAGTCTGTTTTTCTCGTGTTAGAAACGGCTAGACCGATCACCAATTTGGTTGACTTGTTTGAGGTGAGTAAGGATGAGATTGTGATATATCGCTCTGGAGACGGAATTCCTTTTACAGAAAAAACTCAAAAGTCTAGTTGTTCATGCTTCAGGTTATACCTTCCAGCCCATACTACCAAGGAATATTGGTTGCAAATGGGAAGTGATGGGGAGATTATTAGTCTTCCAATGATCTTTTGGGAAGAGGCCCAGTTTAATTTTGTAAGTACGAATAAGACCTTCTTTGTGGGAATATTTTATGGCGTTTTCCTTTTTGTGGCCATCATTTACCTCACTTTTTATTTTATCCTGAAAGACAAGTCTTTCCTTTTCTATGTGCTCTACGTTATCGCATCCGCATTGCTACAATTTAGTCTGGATGGGTTTACGCATCAGTACTTTTTCCCTTCAGGAGGATATTTAACTCAGCATTCAGTTCTGGTTTCAGCTGGAATAACCGTTTTATTTGTTCTTCTCTATTCAAGAACTTACTTGAAGGTTAAGGAGTATAGTCGTAAGTGGGATGCCGTTTTTACTTCGTTTGCTGGTTTGGTGATACTGGTTACCGTCCTCTCGTTGATACCTGGAGCACTGTATAGAATGTCATATCCCATCATCAACGGGATGAGTTTGATCAGTACGGTGTTTATTTTAATTGCTGCAATAGTTATCGGACGGAAACATAAGGTCCACCCTTTATTTATTAGTGGTGTGACTGTTCTTATCATTGGCGCTATCATCTTTATTTTAGGAAACTTTAGCGTGATCAATGTGCCTGCATTAACGCAGAATAGTCTTAAGGTATCTACATTAATTGAGATCCTCTGTTTGTCTATTGTAATGGCTGCAAAATATAAGCAGTTACAAGAAGAAAAGGAGGAAGCTCAAGCTCGTTTGTTAACGGAACTAGAGGGTATTAATGAACGACTGGAAATACAAGTGAAAGAACGAACTGCTCAAATTGAGCATCAAAAACATGAGATCGAAGTTCAGAATAAGGATATTTTGGATAGTATCAAATACGCTCAAAGAATTCAAAAAGCAATCTTGCCAAGTGATAAGAAATTTAAGTCATTATTGCCCGAATCCTTTGTAATGTTTAGGCCCAGAGATATTGTTAGCGGTGACTTTTATTGGATCGAATCACTAACAACCACAACCGATAATCCTAGAGAACTAATCGTTTATGCAACTGCAGACTGTACTGGGCATGGTGTGCCAGGGGCTTTTGTAAGTATTGTGGGAAACAACTTTTTGAACCTTTCTAAAACGGATCGGGAAGTTAACACACCAGCTCTTGCGCTCGATTTTCTGAATAAAGGAATCAACAAATCCTTCAATACAATAGATAGCGATCAAATGATTAGAGATGGTATGGATATCGCCTTGTGTGCACTGGACCTTAAAAGCATGAAGTTACAATTTGCAGGAGCAAAGAACCCTTTGTATTTGGTTAGAGATGGAAAGTTGATCGTGTATAAAGCAGATAAACAGCCGATTGGATACATCGGAATGGACTTTAAGAACTTTACTGATCAAGAAATTGATTTGGAAAAGGGGGACGTTCTATATACTTTTAGTGATGGCTTTGCTGATCAATTTGGGGGGGAGCAAGGTAAAAAGTATAAATACAAAAGATTTAAAGAATTCCTTTTGTCGATTTCATCACTGCCCATGGATGAGCAAAAGAAAATACTTGAATCAGAGTTCAATGATTGGAAAGAAGGGTATGAACAGTTAGATGATGTGCTGGTTATAGGTGTGAGAATTTAA
- a CDS encoding metal-dependent transcriptional regulator, which translates to MNSITEENYLKAMYTISEQTGDVAAVELSKHLNIKMPTVNSMMRKLAERGLVKYESYKPYQLTEEGKKQAALIIRKHRLTEMFLVEKMNFGWEEVHEIAEQVEHVKSPAFFEKMDQILGFPKLDPHGSPIPDKEGNIEWVSYRSLSDCEVGEQVHVVAVTNSSKEFLNFLNGKDVQLNIQVELIEKEPFDGSVKVRYKNREESFSKQVGDNLLVKKIS; encoded by the coding sequence GTGAATTCAATTACCGAAGAAAATTATTTAAAAGCAATGTACACCATCAGTGAGCAAACTGGTGACGTTGCTGCCGTGGAGTTGAGTAAGCATCTCAACATTAAAATGCCTACGGTGAATAGCATGATGAGAAAGTTGGCTGAAAGAGGATTAGTGAAGTATGAGAGTTATAAGCCCTATCAGTTAACTGAAGAAGGTAAGAAACAAGCTGCCCTAATCATTCGAAAACATCGGTTAACAGAGATGTTTTTGGTAGAGAAAATGAATTTTGGATGGGAAGAGGTACATGAAATTGCAGAACAAGTTGAGCATGTGAAATCTCCTGCTTTTTTTGAGAAAATGGATCAGATTCTTGGCTTTCCAAAATTAGATCCTCATGGATCTCCGATACCAGATAAAGAAGGAAATATAGAATGGGTCAGCTACCGCTCGTTGTCAGATTGCGAGGTTGGAGAGCAAGTACATGTGGTAGCAGTAACCAATTCGTCTAAAGAGTTTTTGAACTTTCTGAATGGTAAGGATGTTCAGTTGAATATTCAAGTTGAGCTCATCGAAAAAGAGCCATTTGACGGGTCGGTCAAAGTGAGGTATAAGAATCGTGAAGAGTCTTTTAGTAAACAGGTGGGAGATAATCTTCTGGTTAAAAAGATCAGTTAG
- a CDS encoding GWxTD domain-containing protein, with protein MRFLLFVLISLFSLSSSAQLDAYLDGKYFMTPEGPIYETYLEIYASTVKFKKKSGEDPVCSVEVTQILKKGDSIVHYYKEVLTKASIGSDSVVENLMQVKRFPVQNNEIYSVEVSIQDLYANTETQTVEREVIPHFSELSCEVSDIVLLSSFAETTEPNVLSKSGYDLLPLLTDFFTPEYEKIAYYFEYYNTDKEFGDEKFLARHYIRNKKSGQIAGNFLKQKIYKAESIIPVLHYFDIGSLPSGDYELVAEVRDQENKVIIEKKLSFTRLNLRVDVSEKHLKDVSYAGTFAEELPADSLDEFIYCLIPIVSGQEDVVIDHKVKNFSDTMKRRFIYSFWYNFNPDKPAKAWLDYKEQVKQADKMFGTSVKEGYETDRGRVFLKYGAPNTVTDRPNEPSSYPYQIWHYYKIGKFNNKRFVFYQPDLVTNDYELLHSDLQGELSNVNWQVVLNKRNSPNGTVDQGGSNYDHWGSNTNTLFTNP; from the coding sequence ATGAGATTTTTATTGTTTGTCCTGATTTCTTTGTTCTCGTTGAGTTCGTCAGCTCAGCTAGATGCCTATTTAGATGGAAAATATTTTATGACCCCTGAAGGTCCAATTTATGAGACCTATCTGGAGATTTATGCATCAACTGTTAAATTCAAAAAGAAATCTGGTGAAGATCCAGTATGTTCTGTAGAGGTTACCCAGATTTTGAAGAAAGGGGACAGTATTGTTCATTATTATAAGGAAGTGTTGACAAAAGCTTCAATAGGTAGTGACAGCGTGGTGGAGAACTTAATGCAAGTAAAGCGTTTTCCTGTTCAGAACAATGAAATCTATTCAGTAGAGGTTTCTATACAGGATTTGTATGCTAACACTGAGACTCAAACTGTTGAACGAGAGGTGATCCCGCATTTTTCAGAGTTATCTTGTGAGGTAAGTGACATTGTGTTATTGTCAAGTTTTGCTGAAACCACTGAGCCTAACGTGCTCTCAAAGTCAGGGTATGATCTACTTCCATTACTGACGGATTTCTTTACGCCTGAATACGAGAAAATTGCTTACTATTTTGAATACTACAATACGGATAAAGAATTTGGTGATGAAAAATTCTTGGCAAGGCATTACATCAGGAATAAAAAATCGGGACAAATAGCAGGTAACTTCTTAAAACAAAAGATTTACAAGGCTGAATCGATTATTCCTGTTTTGCACTACTTTGACATCGGCTCATTACCCTCTGGGGATTATGAACTCGTGGCAGAAGTTAGAGATCAGGAGAATAAGGTGATTATTGAAAAAAAGTTGAGTTTCACCAGACTGAACCTGAGAGTAGATGTCTCAGAAAAACACCTGAAGGATGTGAGCTACGCAGGGACTTTTGCTGAAGAATTACCCGCAGATTCATTGGATGAATTTATTTATTGCTTGATTCCCATAGTAAGTGGACAGGAAGATGTAGTCATCGATCATAAAGTGAAGAACTTTAGTGATACGATGAAAAGAAGATTTATTTACAGCTTTTGGTATAACTTTAATCCAGATAAACCGGCAAAGGCATGGCTGGATTATAAAGAGCAGGTAAAACAAGCTGACAAGATGTTCGGAACTTCTGTTAAAGAAGGTTATGAAACGGACCGTGGAAGAGTCTTTCTGAAATATGGGGCACCAAATACAGTCACAGATCGTCCGAATGAACCAAGTTCTTATCCATATCAGATCTGGCACTATTACAAGATTGGAAAGTTTAATAATAAACGCTTTGTCTTCTACCAACCAGATTTGGTGACGAATGATTATGAGCTACTTCACTCCGATCTTCAAGGAGAGCTTAGCAATGTAAATTGGCAAGTTGTGCTGAATAAAAGAAATAGTCCCAATGGAACGGTTGATCAGGGCGGTAGTAATTACGACCACTGGGGTTCAAATACCAATACCCTATTTACTAATCCATAG